TGCAGATGCGGTCGGCCTCGCCCTCGGGCGCGCAGATGCCGAGATGGTCCCAATGGCCGAGGAACAGCACCGCCTTGCCGTCGGGCTTCGCGCCGGGCAGCTTGGCGATGATATTGTGACTGGCAAAGGGGCGGACCGCCGATTGCGTGGTAAAGTCCGCCGTCACCGGCAGCGCGGCGCCCTTGTAATCGGGCGACTTGGCGGCCTCGCGCAGCGCCGCGCCATCCTGCCCCGCCGCCTTGAGCAGCGCATCGCCGGCTTCGGGCGACAGGAAACCGCTGACCGGCGCGCCCGCCTTCGCGCTGGCTAGGCGCACATATTTGCTGCCGAGACTTTCGCGCAGCGCCGGCCACGGCACCGCACCCGTCGAAATCACGAGCACCGCGCTCGCGCCCGCGTCGGCAAGCATCTGCCGCCGCTCGCGATAGCGCGGCAGGTCGTCGCCAAAGGGCGCGTTGTCGAACAACATGATCGCGAGCTTGCCCTTGACGTCGGCATTGACCTTGCCGGCGCCGTCGATGCCATAACCGACGAAGAGCGCAGGTACGCCCGCGAGCGCGACCGACGCATCGCGGCCGTTCAGGACGATCCCGTCGTCGCCCAGCGCGAAATCGCGGCCGCTTACCTTGAACTTCGCCGATCCGCCAAGCGCCTGCGTCTCGAGGAAGGGCACCGGCTGGAGCCACGGCGTCGCGCTGCCCGGAACGGCTTCGAGCCCGGCCTTCGCCCATTCGCCGACGACATAGGCGATTGTGCGATCCTCACCCTCGCTACCCGGCGCGCGGCCCTCGAACGCGTCGTCCGCCAGCACCTTGATGTGCGCGGCAAGCTCGGCCTCGGTGACCGGGGCATCGGCCTTCGCGGGCGCCGCCGAAACGCTCGGCGTGA
This genomic interval from Sphingopyxis chilensis contains the following:
- a CDS encoding M28 family peptidase, with amino-acid sequence MKAAPFRAAIAAVALLSFTPSVSAAPAKADAPVTEAELAAHIKVLADDAFEGRAPGSEGEDRTIAYVVGEWAKAGLEAVPGSATPWLQPVPFLETQALGGSAKFKVSGRDFALGDDGIVLNGRDASVALAGVPALFVGYGIDGAGKVNADVKGKLAIMLFDNAPFGDDLPRYRERRQMLADAGASAVLVISTGAVPWPALRESLGSKYVRLASAKAGAPVSGFLSPEAGDALLKAAGQDGAALREAAKSPDYKGAALPVTADFTTQSAVRPFASHNIIAKLPGAKPDGKAVLFLGHWDHLGICAPEGEADRICNGAVDNASGIAVLIEIAKRLGKGARPDRDIYFMATTAEEKGLLGAHYFADHPVVPLSDITVALNVDTIAISPRGTPVATIGRGKPAYDAVVREAATKLGRTLDEDGEADAFIQRQDGWALGAKGVTSLMVGGSFSDMKLLEAFLGSDYHRPADNFSDKIPLGGAAEDADLHVALGRAFADTKRWPGR